From one Salmo salar chromosome ssa09, Ssal_v3.1, whole genome shotgun sequence genomic stretch:
- the LOC106611977 gene encoding casein kinase I isoform X2, with protein sequence MASSSGSKAEFIVGGKYKLVRKIGSGSFGDIYLAINITNGEEVAVKLESQKARHPQLLYESKLYKILQGGVGIPHIRWYGQEKDYNVLVMDLLGPSLEDLFNFCSRRFTMKTVLMLADQMISRIEYVHTKNFIHRDIKPDNFLMGIGRHCNKCLESPVGKRKRSLAVSSSQDPSFSGLNQLFLIDFGLAKKYRDNRTRQHIPYREDKNLTGTARYASINAHLGIEQSRRDDMESLGYVLMYFNRTSLPWQGLKAATKKQKYEKISEKKMSTPVEVLCKGFPAEFAMYLNYCRGLRFEEAPDYMYLRQLFRILFRTLNHQYDYTFDWTMLKQKAAQQAASSGGQGQPAQTPSGKQTDKPKSNMKGF encoded by the exons ATGGCAAGTAGCAGCGGCTCAAAAGCCGAATTCATTGTCGGGGGAAAATACAAACTTGTCAGAAAAATTGGATCTGGATCATTTGGTGACATATACCTGGCGATCAACATCACAAATGGAGAG GAGGTAGCTGTAAAATTGGAATCTCAGAAAGCCAGACACCCACAGTTGTTATATGAAAGCAAGCTGTACAAAATATTACAAGGAGGAGTTGGAATCCCACACATAAG GTGGTATGGCCAAGAAAAGGACTACAATGTCCTAGTGATGGACCTGCTGGGACCTAGTCTGGAAGACCTCTTCAACTTCTGCTCGCGCAGGTTCACAATGAAAACTGTACTAATGCTCGCAGACCAG ATGATCAGCAGAATCGAGTATGTGCACACAAAGAACTTCATTCACAGAGATATCAAGCCAGACAACTTTTTAATGGGTATTGGCCGTCACTGTAACAAG TGTTTGGAATCTCCAGTGGGGAAGAGGAAAAGAAGCTTGGCTGTTAGTTCTTCTCAGGACCCATCTTTCTCAGGATTAAACCAG TTGTTCCTCATCGACTTTGGTCTGGCCAAAAAATACCGGGACAACAGGACACGACAGCACATACCCTACCGAGAAGACAAGAATCTCACCGGCACAGCACGCTATGCCAGCATCAACGCGCACCTGGGCATCGAGCAGAG TCGCCGAGATGACATGGAGTCGCTAGGCTACGTCCTGATGTACTTCAACAGAACCAGCCTGCCCTGGCAGGGTCTAAAG GCTGCCACAAAGAAACAGAAGTACGAGAAGATTAGCGAGAAGAAGATGTCCACTCCAGTCGAGGTGTTGTGTAAG GGTTTCCCAGCAGAGTTCGCCATGTACCTGAACTACTGCCGTGGGCTGCGATTCGAGGAGGCGCCTGACTACATGTACCTGCGTCAGCTGTTCCGCATTCTCTTCAG GACTTTGAACCACCAGTACGACTACACGTTTGACTGGACGATGCTGAAGCAGAAAGCAGCCCAGCAGGCTGCGTCCTCAGGGGGACAGGGGCAACCGGCACAAACTCCCTCAGGCAAGCAAACTGACAAACCCAAGAGTAACATGAAAG GTTTCTGA
- the LOC106611977 gene encoding casein kinase I isoform X5, which yields MASSSGSKAEFIVGGKYKLVRKIGSGSFGDIYLAINITNGEEVAVKLESQKARHPQLLYESKLYKILQGGVGIPHIRWYGQEKDYNVLVMDLLGPSLEDLFNFCSRRFTMKTVLMLADQMISRIEYVHTKNFIHRDIKPDNFLMGIGRHCNKLFLIDFGLAKKYRDNRTRQHIPYREDKNLTGTARYASINAHLGIEQSRRDDMESLGYVLMYFNRTSLPWQGLKVGQAATKKQKYEKISEKKMSTPVEVLCKGFPAEFAMYLNYCRGLRFEEAPDYMYLRQLFRILFRTLNHQYDYTFDWTMLKQKAAQQAASSGGQGQPAQTPSGKQTDKPKSNMKGF from the exons ATGGCAAGTAGCAGCGGCTCAAAAGCCGAATTCATTGTCGGGGGAAAATACAAACTTGTCAGAAAAATTGGATCTGGATCATTTGGTGACATATACCTGGCGATCAACATCACAAATGGAGAG GAGGTAGCTGTAAAATTGGAATCTCAGAAAGCCAGACACCCACAGTTGTTATATGAAAGCAAGCTGTACAAAATATTACAAGGAGGAGTTGGAATCCCACACATAAG GTGGTATGGCCAAGAAAAGGACTACAATGTCCTAGTGATGGACCTGCTGGGACCTAGTCTGGAAGACCTCTTCAACTTCTGCTCGCGCAGGTTCACAATGAAAACTGTACTAATGCTCGCAGACCAG ATGATCAGCAGAATCGAGTATGTGCACACAAAGAACTTCATTCACAGAGATATCAAGCCAGACAACTTTTTAATGGGTATTGGCCGTCACTGTAACAAG TTGTTCCTCATCGACTTTGGTCTGGCCAAAAAATACCGGGACAACAGGACACGACAGCACATACCCTACCGAGAAGACAAGAATCTCACCGGCACAGCACGCTATGCCAGCATCAACGCGCACCTGGGCATCGAGCAGAG TCGCCGAGATGACATGGAGTCGCTAGGCTACGTCCTGATGTACTTCAACAGAACCAGCCTGCCCTGGCAGGGTCTAAAGGTAGGCCAG GCTGCCACAAAGAAACAGAAGTACGAGAAGATTAGCGAGAAGAAGATGTCCACTCCAGTCGAGGTGTTGTGTAAG GGTTTCCCAGCAGAGTTCGCCATGTACCTGAACTACTGCCGTGGGCTGCGATTCGAGGAGGCGCCTGACTACATGTACCTGCGTCAGCTGTTCCGCATTCTCTTCAG GACTTTGAACCACCAGTACGACTACACGTTTGACTGGACGATGCTGAAGCAGAAAGCAGCCCAGCAGGCTGCGTCCTCAGGGGGACAGGGGCAACCGGCACAAACTCCCTCAGGCAAGCAAACTGACAAACCCAAGAGTAACATGAAAG GTTTCTGA
- the LOC106611977 gene encoding casein kinase I isoform X6: MASSSGSKAEFIVGGKYKLVRKIGSGSFGDIYLAINITNGEEVAVKLESQKARHPQLLYESKLYKILQGGVGIPHIRWYGQEKDYNVLVMDLLGPSLEDLFNFCSRRFTMKTVLMLADQMISRIEYVHTKNFIHRDIKPDNFLMGIGRHCNKLFLIDFGLAKKYRDNRTRQHIPYREDKNLTGTARYASINAHLGIEQSRRDDMESLGYVLMYFNRTSLPWQGLKAATKKQKYEKISEKKMSTPVEVLCKGFPAEFAMYLNYCRGLRFEEAPDYMYLRQLFRILFRTLNHQYDYTFDWTMLKQKAAQQAASSGGQGQPAQTPSGKQTDKPKSNMKGF, encoded by the exons ATGGCAAGTAGCAGCGGCTCAAAAGCCGAATTCATTGTCGGGGGAAAATACAAACTTGTCAGAAAAATTGGATCTGGATCATTTGGTGACATATACCTGGCGATCAACATCACAAATGGAGAG GAGGTAGCTGTAAAATTGGAATCTCAGAAAGCCAGACACCCACAGTTGTTATATGAAAGCAAGCTGTACAAAATATTACAAGGAGGAGTTGGAATCCCACACATAAG GTGGTATGGCCAAGAAAAGGACTACAATGTCCTAGTGATGGACCTGCTGGGACCTAGTCTGGAAGACCTCTTCAACTTCTGCTCGCGCAGGTTCACAATGAAAACTGTACTAATGCTCGCAGACCAG ATGATCAGCAGAATCGAGTATGTGCACACAAAGAACTTCATTCACAGAGATATCAAGCCAGACAACTTTTTAATGGGTATTGGCCGTCACTGTAACAAG TTGTTCCTCATCGACTTTGGTCTGGCCAAAAAATACCGGGACAACAGGACACGACAGCACATACCCTACCGAGAAGACAAGAATCTCACCGGCACAGCACGCTATGCCAGCATCAACGCGCACCTGGGCATCGAGCAGAG TCGCCGAGATGACATGGAGTCGCTAGGCTACGTCCTGATGTACTTCAACAGAACCAGCCTGCCCTGGCAGGGTCTAAAG GCTGCCACAAAGAAACAGAAGTACGAGAAGATTAGCGAGAAGAAGATGTCCACTCCAGTCGAGGTGTTGTGTAAG GGTTTCCCAGCAGAGTTCGCCATGTACCTGAACTACTGCCGTGGGCTGCGATTCGAGGAGGCGCCTGACTACATGTACCTGCGTCAGCTGTTCCGCATTCTCTTCAG GACTTTGAACCACCAGTACGACTACACGTTTGACTGGACGATGCTGAAGCAGAAAGCAGCCCAGCAGGCTGCGTCCTCAGGGGGACAGGGGCAACCGGCACAAACTCCCTCAGGCAAGCAAACTGACAAACCCAAGAGTAACATGAAAG GTTTCTGA
- the LOC106611977 gene encoding casein kinase I isoform X4: MASSSGSKAEFIVGGKYKLVRKIGSGSFGDIYLAINITNGEEVAVKLESQKARHPQLLYESKLYKILQGGVGIPHIRWYGQEKDYNVLVMDLLGPSLEDLFNFCSRRFTMKTVLMLADQMISRIEYVHTKNFIHRDIKPDNFLMGIGRHCNKCLESPVGKRKRSLAVSSSQDPSFSGLNQLFLIDFGLAKKYRDNRTRQHIPYREDKNLTGTARYASINAHLGIEQSRRDDMESLGYVLMYFNRTSLPWQGLKVGQAATKKQKYEKISEKKMSTPVEVLCKGFPAEFAMYLNYCRGLRFEEAPDYMYLRQLFRILFRTLNHQYDYTFDWTMLKQKAAQQAASSGGQGQPAQTPSGF; this comes from the exons ATGGCAAGTAGCAGCGGCTCAAAAGCCGAATTCATTGTCGGGGGAAAATACAAACTTGTCAGAAAAATTGGATCTGGATCATTTGGTGACATATACCTGGCGATCAACATCACAAATGGAGAG GAGGTAGCTGTAAAATTGGAATCTCAGAAAGCCAGACACCCACAGTTGTTATATGAAAGCAAGCTGTACAAAATATTACAAGGAGGAGTTGGAATCCCACACATAAG GTGGTATGGCCAAGAAAAGGACTACAATGTCCTAGTGATGGACCTGCTGGGACCTAGTCTGGAAGACCTCTTCAACTTCTGCTCGCGCAGGTTCACAATGAAAACTGTACTAATGCTCGCAGACCAG ATGATCAGCAGAATCGAGTATGTGCACACAAAGAACTTCATTCACAGAGATATCAAGCCAGACAACTTTTTAATGGGTATTGGCCGTCACTGTAACAAG TGTTTGGAATCTCCAGTGGGGAAGAGGAAAAGAAGCTTGGCTGTTAGTTCTTCTCAGGACCCATCTTTCTCAGGATTAAACCAG TTGTTCCTCATCGACTTTGGTCTGGCCAAAAAATACCGGGACAACAGGACACGACAGCACATACCCTACCGAGAAGACAAGAATCTCACCGGCACAGCACGCTATGCCAGCATCAACGCGCACCTGGGCATCGAGCAGAG TCGCCGAGATGACATGGAGTCGCTAGGCTACGTCCTGATGTACTTCAACAGAACCAGCCTGCCCTGGCAGGGTCTAAAGGTAGGCCAG GCTGCCACAAAGAAACAGAAGTACGAGAAGATTAGCGAGAAGAAGATGTCCACTCCAGTCGAGGTGTTGTGTAAG GGTTTCCCAGCAGAGTTCGCCATGTACCTGAACTACTGCCGTGGGCTGCGATTCGAGGAGGCGCCTGACTACATGTACCTGCGTCAGCTGTTCCGCATTCTCTTCAG GACTTTGAACCACCAGTACGACTACACGTTTGACTGGACGATGCTGAAGCAGAAAGCAGCCCAGCAGGCTGCGTCCTCAGGGGGACAGGGGCAACCGGCACAAACTCCCTCAG GTTTCTGA
- the LOC106611977 gene encoding casein kinase I isoform X1, with translation MASSSGSKAEFIVGGKYKLVRKIGSGSFGDIYLAINITNGEEVAVKLESQKARHPQLLYESKLYKILQGGVGIPHIRWYGQEKDYNVLVMDLLGPSLEDLFNFCSRRFTMKTVLMLADQMISRIEYVHTKNFIHRDIKPDNFLMGIGRHCNKCLESPVGKRKRSLAVSSSQDPSFSGLNQLFLIDFGLAKKYRDNRTRQHIPYREDKNLTGTARYASINAHLGIEQSRRDDMESLGYVLMYFNRTSLPWQGLKVGQAATKKQKYEKISEKKMSTPVEVLCKGFPAEFAMYLNYCRGLRFEEAPDYMYLRQLFRILFRTLNHQYDYTFDWTMLKQKAAQQAASSGGQGQPAQTPSGKQTDKPKSNMKGF, from the exons ATGGCAAGTAGCAGCGGCTCAAAAGCCGAATTCATTGTCGGGGGAAAATACAAACTTGTCAGAAAAATTGGATCTGGATCATTTGGTGACATATACCTGGCGATCAACATCACAAATGGAGAG GAGGTAGCTGTAAAATTGGAATCTCAGAAAGCCAGACACCCACAGTTGTTATATGAAAGCAAGCTGTACAAAATATTACAAGGAGGAGTTGGAATCCCACACATAAG GTGGTATGGCCAAGAAAAGGACTACAATGTCCTAGTGATGGACCTGCTGGGACCTAGTCTGGAAGACCTCTTCAACTTCTGCTCGCGCAGGTTCACAATGAAAACTGTACTAATGCTCGCAGACCAG ATGATCAGCAGAATCGAGTATGTGCACACAAAGAACTTCATTCACAGAGATATCAAGCCAGACAACTTTTTAATGGGTATTGGCCGTCACTGTAACAAG TGTTTGGAATCTCCAGTGGGGAAGAGGAAAAGAAGCTTGGCTGTTAGTTCTTCTCAGGACCCATCTTTCTCAGGATTAAACCAG TTGTTCCTCATCGACTTTGGTCTGGCCAAAAAATACCGGGACAACAGGACACGACAGCACATACCCTACCGAGAAGACAAGAATCTCACCGGCACAGCACGCTATGCCAGCATCAACGCGCACCTGGGCATCGAGCAGAG TCGCCGAGATGACATGGAGTCGCTAGGCTACGTCCTGATGTACTTCAACAGAACCAGCCTGCCCTGGCAGGGTCTAAAGGTAGGCCAG GCTGCCACAAAGAAACAGAAGTACGAGAAGATTAGCGAGAAGAAGATGTCCACTCCAGTCGAGGTGTTGTGTAAG GGTTTCCCAGCAGAGTTCGCCATGTACCTGAACTACTGCCGTGGGCTGCGATTCGAGGAGGCGCCTGACTACATGTACCTGCGTCAGCTGTTCCGCATTCTCTTCAG GACTTTGAACCACCAGTACGACTACACGTTTGACTGGACGATGCTGAAGCAGAAAGCAGCCCAGCAGGCTGCGTCCTCAGGGGGACAGGGGCAACCGGCACAAACTCCCTCAGGCAAGCAAACTGACAAACCCAAGAGTAACATGAAAG GTTTCTGA
- the LOC106611977 gene encoding casein kinase I isoform X3, with protein sequence MASSSGSKAEFIVGGKYKLVRKIGSGSFGDIYLAINITNGEEVAVKLESQKARHPQLLYESKLYKILQGGVGIPHIRWYGQEKDYNVLVMDLLGPSLEDLFNFCSRRFTMKTVLMLADQMISRIEYVHTKNFIHRDIKPDNFLMGIGRHCNKCLESPVGKRKRSLAVSSSQDPSFSGLNQLFLIDFGLAKKYRDNRTRQHIPYREDKNLTGTARYASINAHLGIEQSRRDDMESLGYVLMYFNRTSLPWQGLKAATKKQKYEKISEKKMSTPVEVLCKGFPAEFAMYLNYCRGLRFEEAPDYMYLRQLFRILFRTLNHQYDYTFDWTMLKQKAAQQAASSGGQGQPAQTPSGKQTDKPKSNMKG encoded by the exons ATGGCAAGTAGCAGCGGCTCAAAAGCCGAATTCATTGTCGGGGGAAAATACAAACTTGTCAGAAAAATTGGATCTGGATCATTTGGTGACATATACCTGGCGATCAACATCACAAATGGAGAG GAGGTAGCTGTAAAATTGGAATCTCAGAAAGCCAGACACCCACAGTTGTTATATGAAAGCAAGCTGTACAAAATATTACAAGGAGGAGTTGGAATCCCACACATAAG GTGGTATGGCCAAGAAAAGGACTACAATGTCCTAGTGATGGACCTGCTGGGACCTAGTCTGGAAGACCTCTTCAACTTCTGCTCGCGCAGGTTCACAATGAAAACTGTACTAATGCTCGCAGACCAG ATGATCAGCAGAATCGAGTATGTGCACACAAAGAACTTCATTCACAGAGATATCAAGCCAGACAACTTTTTAATGGGTATTGGCCGTCACTGTAACAAG TGTTTGGAATCTCCAGTGGGGAAGAGGAAAAGAAGCTTGGCTGTTAGTTCTTCTCAGGACCCATCTTTCTCAGGATTAAACCAG TTGTTCCTCATCGACTTTGGTCTGGCCAAAAAATACCGGGACAACAGGACACGACAGCACATACCCTACCGAGAAGACAAGAATCTCACCGGCACAGCACGCTATGCCAGCATCAACGCGCACCTGGGCATCGAGCAGAG TCGCCGAGATGACATGGAGTCGCTAGGCTACGTCCTGATGTACTTCAACAGAACCAGCCTGCCCTGGCAGGGTCTAAAG GCTGCCACAAAGAAACAGAAGTACGAGAAGATTAGCGAGAAGAAGATGTCCACTCCAGTCGAGGTGTTGTGTAAG GGTTTCCCAGCAGAGTTCGCCATGTACCTGAACTACTGCCGTGGGCTGCGATTCGAGGAGGCGCCTGACTACATGTACCTGCGTCAGCTGTTCCGCATTCTCTTCAG GACTTTGAACCACCAGTACGACTACACGTTTGACTGGACGATGCTGAAGCAGAAAGCAGCCCAGCAGGCTGCGTCCTCAGGGGGACAGGGGCAACCGGCACAAACTCCCTCAGGCAAGCAAACTGACAAACCCAAGAGTAACATGAAAGGTTAG